One genomic segment of Candidatus Poribacteria bacterium includes these proteins:
- a CDS encoding acyl-CoA desaturase has translation MSTEPCPTSPADEADIIHPRVLPFITVHLVCLAIFWVDVQPIDWIICGALYVIRMFGITAGFHRYFSHRSFKTSRSFQFFLAFLGQSSAQRGVLWWAAKHRYHHKYSDTEHDVHSPVQHGFWYSHVLWIFSKRGRITDYRLIKDFQKYPELVWLDKWDRVPPILLGVLVWAIAGWSGLVVGFFVSTVLLFHGTFTINSLSHVIGKQPYVTGDDSRNNWLLAIITLGEGWHNNHHHFPSATPQGFRWWQIDVTYYILKILSIFRVVWDLRLPPAHVVAGKRKLSLAAIENTAQQLASSFSIEQIGNTVLKAWAHTPKLEELRNRARISQAEVEAFLKEMKILELPSIADLKHQAQKMFAHIPSLNPIVERANQILIHAVSVWLVQNDVYETAVEVS, from the coding sequence TTGTCAACCGAACCATGTCCTACAAGTCCAGCCGATGAGGCGGACATTATTCACCCTCGTGTTCTACCGTTTATAACTGTTCACCTCGTATGTCTCGCAATTTTCTGGGTAGATGTTCAACCGATCGACTGGATTATATGTGGCGCATTGTACGTTATCCGCATGTTCGGGATTACGGCGGGGTTTCATCGTTACTTTTCGCACCGTTCCTTCAAAACCAGTCGTAGCTTCCAATTCTTTTTAGCATTTCTGGGGCAGAGTTCAGCGCAACGAGGCGTGCTATGGTGGGCAGCGAAACACCGTTATCATCATAAATACTCTGACACAGAACATGATGTCCACTCCCCTGTACAACACGGATTCTGGTATTCTCATGTGCTTTGGATTTTCTCCAAACGCGGACGGATAACAGATTACAGATTAATTAAGGACTTCCAGAAATATCCAGAACTCGTTTGGCTTGATAAATGGGATAGAGTACCGCCAATCCTATTAGGTGTTCTCGTTTGGGCGATTGCAGGCTGGTCGGGACTCGTCGTAGGTTTCTTTGTGAGTACAGTACTCCTGTTTCACGGCACATTTACGATTAATTCGCTTTCCCATGTGATAGGCAAACAACCGTATGTCACCGGCGATGATTCTCGCAACAACTGGCTTCTGGCTATCATTACCTTGGGAGAAGGATGGCATAATAATCATCACCACTTTCCAAGTGCCACACCCCAGGGCTTTCGTTGGTGGCAAATTGATGTTACCTACTATATTCTGAAAATTTTGTCCATTTTTAGGGTTGTTTGGGACCTTCGATTACCGCCAGCACATGTAGTGGCGGGTAAACGTAAATTGTCGTTAGCCGCCATCGAAAACACAGCGCAACAACTCGCTTCAAGTTTTTCGATTGAACAAATCGGCAACACGGTTTTGAAAGCATGGGCACATACACCGAAGTTAGAAGAATTGCGTAACCGTGCTCGTATCAGTCAGGCAGAAGTTGAAGCATTTCTTAAAGAAATGAAAATTCTTGAGCTGCCATCAATTGCAGATCTGAAACACCAGGCACAAAAAATGTTCGCCCATATTCCATCGTTAAATCCTATTGTTGAACGAGCAAATCAGATCCTCATTCACGCAGTTTCCGTATGGTTAGTTCAGAACGATGTTTACGAAACAGCGGTTGAAGTTTCGTAA